The DNA window CTACAGAGCTTCTTGATGAAACTGGCGACAACCTTCGTGAACTTGGTCATGAGTTCGGTACTGTAACTGGTCGTCCTCGTCGTTGCGGTTGGTTAGACCTTATGGTTGTAAAATATGCTGCTGGTCTTAACAGCTTGGATTACCTCGCTATTACACGCTTGGATATCCTTGATTCCTTCAAAGAATTGAAAATCTGCGTAGGTTACAAATTGAATGGTAAAGATGTAGAAGGCTTCCCAGCTAACTTGAAAGATCTTGAAGCATGCGAAGCTGTTTACGAAACATTGCCAGGTTGGGAAACAGATATTTCTGGTATCCGTAAATACGAAGATCTTCCTGAAAACGCTCGCAAATATGTAGAACGTATTGCAGAAGTAACAGGTGTACCTTTGGGTATCGTATCCGTTGGCCCTAACCGTAACCAAACAATCGATTTAGTAAACGTATTCTAAGCTATACCAATTTGATATAATAGGATTGCTCTAGGGTAGACTGGAATTTATCATTATAAATTCTATGGTTTTTCTACTATGCAATCGATTTATAGAATTATACAGATAAGGCCCCTCTATGAGGGGCCTTTTGTATTGAAATCTTATAATGGATAGAATGAGTATAGTTTATATCTAATCCTTTCGGTTGCTAATGTAGTGCGGTATATCGAAGTATGCTATATGGTTATTAGAAAATCGCTATATCGAAAATTCTATAGAAAATAATTGCACAAAATCTTTATATATACATTTTAGTGTATAACTAAATAAATCTATGAGATGAAAATTTATTTAAAATATTCATAGCGAATAGCCTATAGTGTGCTGAAATTAGTTTATAATGTGGTAAAATTTACTCATATATAATTATTTGGTATTCATAATAAATTATTAAGATACAAATATAAAGAAAAAAATAGATTTACATTAAGAAATAGTATATAATAGTATCAATAAGTAGATTGACATTTTTTGATACGGATTTGAGGAGTTAAAGATATGGTTGAAGTTTCTTATGAACGTTTAGCGACGATTTTTAAGGCATTAAGCGATGAAACAAGATTACACATCATCGACATGTTGTCTTGCAATGAATTATGTGCAGCTGATATTTTAGCTAGCTTCAATTTATCCCAATCTACGTTGAGCTACCATATGAAAATCTTAATTGATGCAGGTGTAGTTAACTCTCAACGTAATGGCTTATGGACACGTTACTCCATTAACGAAGCTACATTTGGCGACATTCTAGAAATCATCCCTCAATTATATAAATCTAAGGATGAGTGCATTTGTGCGCAAATTAAATACTGCCGTATTTCTGAGCACGAAAAAGAAGCGTAACAATGAGACGTTGGATTATGCATGTTGATATGGATGCATTCTTCGCGTCCATCGAACAACTGGATCATCCAGAGTATAAAGGCCACCCTGTTATCGTGGGTGGTCTTTCTTCACGTGGCGTTGTTGCTACTTGTTCCTATGAGGCTCGTAAATTTGGGGTTCATTCTGCCATGCCTATCTCGAGGGCTAAGAAATTATGTCCTGATGGAATTTATGTGTATCCGCGTATGGACCGCTACAAAGAGGTATCACATCAGATTTTTTCTATTATGAAGGAATTTACTCCCTACATTGAGACATTGTCTATCGATGAAGCCTTTCTTGAGGTAAGTGGCATGTCTACTATGTATAGTGGGCCTAAAGCGTTAGGGCGTGCCATTAAGGACCGTGTGTATGAAAAGACAGGGCTCATCATCTCGGCGGGATTAGCACCTAATAAATTTTTAGCTAAACTAGCCTCTGATTTAGACAAACCAGATGGCCTTGTAGTGATTCCTTATGGTCGTGAGAAAGAAATCTTAGCACCGTTGCCGATTAAACGCATTTGGGGCGTAGGTCCTCGTACAGAAAAAATCTTGAAAACAGGAGGCTTTCACTTAATGCGTCACATTCAAGCATTGCCTGATGAACGGAGGCTCATTCCCATTGTAGGCAATCAGGCGCGACGCATATGGGAACTGGCGAATGGTATTGATGAACGGCCAGTCGAAACAGATCGTAAAATACAATCCATCGGAGCAGAGGAAACCTATGAAGAGGACCTCGTTGATGGCAGTGCCATTGAACTTGAGTTTAGATATTTTGCCAATCGTCTATCAAAACGCTTGCGGAAACGCAATCTTTTGGGGCACACCGTATCGATTAAGGTGCGCTATGATGACTTCACTACCGTATCACGGCAGAAACGATTAGATACTCCGTCAGATCATGAGCATGTGTTCTTTGAAACAGCACTGCTTTTGTGGAACAAGCTGATGCAAGATAAGACGAGCAAGAAGCCTAAAGGGACGAAGAAAGATGTGGAAGCACTAGGGGCTACTACAAAGATAAAATCTAGGAATCTTAGCTATAATGGATCTAATTATAGTCAGTCTAATTATAGTGGAACGAACTATTGTAGCTCTAAGGGGATTGCCTTTATGAATCCTCCCGGCCCTA is part of the Veillonella sp. genome and encodes:
- a CDS encoding helix-turn-helix transcriptional regulator, translated to MVEVSYERLATIFKALSDETRLHIIDMLSCNELCAADILASFNLSQSTLSYHMKILIDAGVVNSQRNGLWTRYSINEATFGDILEIIPQLYKSKDECICAQIKYCRISEHEKEA
- the dinB gene encoding DNA polymerase IV, encoding MRRWIMHVDMDAFFASIEQLDHPEYKGHPVIVGGLSSRGVVATCSYEARKFGVHSAMPISRAKKLCPDGIYVYPRMDRYKEVSHQIFSIMKEFTPYIETLSIDEAFLEVSGMSTMYSGPKALGRAIKDRVYEKTGLIISAGLAPNKFLAKLASDLDKPDGLVVIPYGREKEILAPLPIKRIWGVGPRTEKILKTGGFHLMRHIQALPDERRLIPIVGNQARRIWELANGIDERPVETDRKIQSIGAEETYEEDLVDGSAIELEFRYFANRLSKRLRKRNLLGHTVSIKVRYDDFTTVSRQKRLDTPSDHEHVFFETALLLWNKLMQDKTSKKPKGTKKDVEALGATTKIKSRNLSYNGSNYSQSNYSGTNYCSSKGIAFMNPPGPIRLLGLTVSGLDEEVPMQDSLFESSQNENENKLAGVLDSLESKFGETAVMSGALWQRFHGENGARRKRSELKAAVDAQSTKADVDSSKANETSDNMKVGLEDDEVGETNEDV